The nucleotide sequence TGCGGAATGCAGAATGTGGAATAGTTGAAAAAAATTCCGAAATCCACAATCCGAATTCCAAAATCTTTATGCCGATGCTACTCGCGCTCATCGCCAAGAACTTCTGGCCACGAACAAGGATTCTGTAAGAGTGAAGAGGGCTGGGCCAGATACCCGGTTTGACAGAGGTATTTTTCTGTGCTAACGTTCAACTCGTTTTCGAGTTCTTGCGCGACCCGAAGCTTGGGGAATTGGGGTAGAACGACGCATTATGCCAGAATAGGAGTGACGGGGATGACCCTGCAGGAAGTCAAAGAAATTCTTAATGCCCAGATGATCGTCGCTCCCCAGGACTTACAGCTGGACGTCAAGATGGCCTGCGGATGCGACCTGATGAGCGATGTCTTGGCCTTCACCAAAGAGGACTCTCTGCTCCTGACTGGTCTGACCAACCTTCAGGTTGTCCGGACCGCAGAGATGGCTAACGTCAAGGCCGTGGTCTTCGTCCGGGGTAAGGAGCCTGACCGGGAAACCATTGCTTTGGCGATGGAAAAAAAGATTCCCATAATGCTCACGGACTTGCCGATGTATGAAGCCTGCGGCCGCCTCTACCAGCGCGGGCTTCCGGGATGTTCCGAGGCTGAGGAAGGGAGTTGCGCGGTTGATGGGCGCTGAGCCCTGCTTCCAAGAAACCTTTCCTATCAGCGGGGGAGACTTTACCAATGCGGGAGAAGTGTCCAGCAGAGTAAAGAAAATTTTACAAGAATTGGGGGTTGCCAATAAAGTCATCCGGCGGGCAACCATTGCGACCTATGAAGCGGAAATGAATGTCGTTTGGTACGCCAGAAAAGGAACTCTGACCCTTGCTGTAAATCCCGAATTGTTGCACATCAGCGTGGAAGACGAAGGAGAGGGCATTGCCGACATAGAATTGGCCATGAAAGAAGGGTATTCCACAGCCTCTCCGGAGATCCGGGAGATGGGCTTCGGAGCGGGGATGGGGTTGCCCAACATCAAAAAAAACTCTGACGAATTTCATATCCGTTCGGTGGTCGGCCAGGGCACGTTTCTGGAGATATATATTCGCCGGCAATAGAGAGGGTTCAGGAGCAAGGACTGGTCATCTAACTCTTGGCAATTCCCAAAAGGGCAGTTCACTGAGCTCCAGCAGAGATGTTGAGAGAATATTGCACCGACCTGCACATTCATACCTGCCTTTCCCCTTGCGCTGACTTGGACCTCTCACCCCGGGAGATTGTCGAACGAGCCAAGAAAGAGTGTCTGGACATCATCGCCATCACGGACCATAACACGGCTCAGAACGTACGGGTCGTGATGCGCTTGGGAGAGCAGCGGGGGCTGAAAGTCATTCCCGGGATGGAAGTGCAAACTCGGGAAGAAATCCATCTACTTACTCTCTTTCCCGACTGGCCGTCGACCGCAGCTTGGGATGAGGAAGTTTATCGCCACCTCCCTCCTATGCAGAACGATCCCGAAATTTTCGGGGATCAGCCCGTTGTGGACGAGGAAGGGAATATTGTAAAGTTTGAGGAGCGCATGCTTTTAAACTCCCTTGACCTTTCCCTGGAAGAGGTCAAGCATCGCGTGGAAAAACACGGAGGCTTGATGATCCCCTCGCACTTTAACAAAGGTTCCTTCAGTTTGATCAGCCAGCTGGGATTGATTCCGGAGGATTTGGAACTGGAGGCCTTAGAGATGAGCCGCCAGAGCAAGCTTCGTGAGCAGACAGTTATCGCCGCTACTTCTTTATCTATTCCCAGGATTATTTCCTCCGATACCCATCGTTTGCAGGACATCGGCAGCGCGTACACCGTTTTTCTTTTAGCCGAGGCCAGCCTGGAAGAATTGCGCCTGGCCTTCCGGGGTCAGGCAGGGCGGCGCATTACTAAAAAGATTGATAGCGGGATGACTTTACTTTGAAAATTCGGTTTCCTGTTCACCGCAGAGCACGCGGAGAACGCTGCTCCGTGTTCTCGGCACTACTAACGTTCAAACTCTGAAAATAAGGAGGAAAAGATGACCTTTCGAACCATCGAAAAGAAAAACTTCCCGCCTTTCATCGAAAAACTGATGCCGGCTATGGAAGTGGTAGGGGTTCGGGAGAAAGTAGAGGGAAAGTATGAGTTTGCCCTTCTGGAATCGCCGTCCCAGCTCTGCTTGGACTATGATGTTACGCTCCTTTCCCCCAAAAAATACTTCCTGCCCCCCCGGGAGACTTTGTTAAAGTTCAGGACGGGTAAGACGGTAAGCTGCGAGGCGGTGCTGGCAAGCAAACCCTTGGCGATCATCGGGGTTCATCCTTACGACCTTAAGGCCATTGCCCAGCTCGACCGGATCTTTGCCGATGCCAACTCGGATGAACACTACCGTAAGAAACGGCAGGACGCCGTGATCATCGGCTCGGACATCAGGAGGTCCTCTCCCTATGCCTTCTGTAAATCGATGAACTCGGCGACGGTCCAAGAAGGCTTTGACCTTTTCCTGACCGACATCGGGGAGGGGTACGTAGTGGCGGTGGGAACGCAGAAAGGCCAAGATCTCCTGGCCCAATGGGCCACTTCCCGGGCAGCAACGAAAGAGGAGGTTGCCAAACGGTCTGAGATTCAAGAAAAAATCCCGTACCTGTTTTCTTTGAATACCTTGACCACGCCCTATGATGAGTTGCCCAGGCTTCTCACGGATCATGCCGCCAGCAAGCTTTTCGATGAGTTAGCCGAGAAGTGCTTTAGTTGCGGCTCCTGTAATTTGGTCTGCCCTACCTGCTACTGTTTCGATGTGCAGGACGAGATGGCCCTGAATCTATCCGAGGGAGAACGGTTCCGATTGTGGGACGGTTGCTTGCTGGAAGGTTTTGCCCAAGTGGCTACGGGTGAGAATTTTCGGGAGGACCGGGCGGAGCGGATTCGGCACCGGATCTTTCGCAAGGGCAAATATATCTATGAGAAATACGGGGAACATGGCTGCGTGGGTTGTGGAAGGTGCGCCTCTGCTTGTCTGCCGGACATTGCCAACCCCGTGGAGATTTTTAACCGGTTAAAGGAGGGCAAGTGATGATGACCGCTGCACAGGTTCAGCCAACATCGATTTACCTGCCCAGCCTGGCGGAAATCGTCAGGACGGAGCAGTTGACCAAGATGGAGAAGCTCTTCGAGATCAAACTTCAAAACGACCAAGAATTAGGGCACCAGCCGGGTCAGTTCGTCGAAGTTTCTTTATTCGGCATCGGCGAAGCTCCCATTTCCGTTTCTTCCTCACCCACCAAGAAGGGTTCCTTTGAGCTGGCGGTGCGGGCCGTGGGCAACGTCACCAAAACCCTGCACACCCTCAATCGTGGGGCCACGCTGGGAATCCGGGGGCCGTTTGGTAAGGGCTTTCCCATCGAGGAGATGAAGGGTAAGGATATTCTTTTCGTCGCCGGCGGTATCGGTCTCGTGCCCCTGCGTTCTCTGATCAATTATGTTTTGGATAATCGCTCCCATTTCGGCCGGGTTTTTGTGCTCTTCGGCGCCAAAACACCCGCCGAGCAACTTTTCCTGGATGAACTGGCCAAGTGGCGCCAAAGCAAAGATATGGAATACTGGGAAACCGTGGATCGGTCCGACGGCCAATGGAAAGGAAATGTAGGGGTCATCACCACCCTTTTCCCCAAAATCACCGTCGACCCCCAGAAGACGATCGCCGTAATTGTTGGCCCGCCGATTATGTATCGCTTCGCGATCCTGGAAGCGCAGGTCAAGGGGATCCCCGACGACCAGATCATCGTCTCCTTGGAGCGGCGAATGAAGTGCGGTGTGGGCAAGTGCGGCCACTGTCAGATCAACCACATATACGTCTGCCAGGAAGGCCCCGTTTTCAGTTACGCCAAGATCAAGGACTTAAAGGAGGCCATTTGATGAAACCCAAAATCGCTTTTTTTGATTTTGCAAGCTGCGAAGGTTGCCAGCTTCAGGTGGTCAACCTGGAGGCGGAGATGCTCGACGTAATAGGCGCGGTGGACATCGTCCAGTTCCGCGAGGCCATGACCGAGAAGAGCGATGATTATGCTATTGCCTTCGTCGAAGGGAGTATCACCCGGGAAAAAGACATCCCCCGTCTGAAAAAGATCCGCGAGCAAGCCGCTATCCTTGTGGCCTTGGGGGCTTGCGCCTGCATTGGCGGAGTGAACTGCCTGAAAAACTTCCAACCCCTCGAGGATGTCAGGAAATACGTCTATGGGGATAAGGCCGACTGGTACGAAACCTTCGCCGCCCGGCCCATCGACGCCGTGGTGCCGGTGGACTATTACATCCACGGGTGCCCCATCCACAAGGATGAATTTGTGAAGGTGACCAAAGCCCTGCTCCTGGGCAAGAAGCCGGAGATTCCCACCTATCCGGTCTGCGTGGAATGCAAGCGGACGGGCAATGTGTGCGTTTTCGAGCTGGGACTCACCTGCCTAGGGCCGATAACCCGGGCCGGATGTGGAGCCTGGTGTCCCACGTATCGCGATAACTGCGCCGGATGCCGCGGGCTCGTCCCGGATCCGAACACCAATGCGGAGAAGGAAGTCCTCAAGAAGTATGGTCTCACCGTGGAGCAGGCCATTAGTCAATTTCGCATTTTTTTAGGATATTCGGAGGTAGCCAAATGAAAAATATCAACGTCAACGTGGATCACCTAACCCGCGTCGAAGGGCACGGTAATATTGTTGTCAACGTGAAGGAAGGAAAGATCGAAGAATGTAAGTGGGAAGTTGTAGAAGCCCCACGCTTTTTTGAGGCCTTTGTCCGGGGGCGGAGTTACCTGGAAATCGCCCATATTACCTCCCGCATCTGCGGCATCTGTTCGATCGGACACACTCTTTGCTCCCTGCAAGCCACGGAAGCAGCCATGGGAGTCAAAATTTCCGAACAGACCCGGCTTTTGCGCCGCATCCTCATTCAGGGAGAGAACCTGCAAAGCCATGTGCTCCACTCCTATTTTTTGGCCGCACCGGATTTTGTGGGGGCGCCCAGCGTCTTTCCCTTAGTGCAAACCCACCCCGAAGTGGTTGTACGGGCTCTGCGCATGAAAAAACTGGCCAATGACCTCTGCGATGT is from Deltaproteobacteria bacterium and encodes:
- a CDS encoding DRTGG domain-containing protein, translated to MTLQEVKEILNAQMIVAPQDLQLDVKMACGCDLMSDVLAFTKEDSLLLTGLTNLQVVRTAEMANVKAVVFVRGKEPDRETIALAMEKKIPIMLTDLPMYEACGRLYQRGLPGCSEAEEGSCAVDGR
- a CDS encoding ATP-binding protein; translated protein: MGAEPCFQETFPISGGDFTNAGEVSSRVKKILQELGVANKVIRRATIATYEAEMNVVWYARKGTLTLAVNPELLHISVEDEGEGIADIELAMKEGYSTASPEIREMGFGAGMGLPNIKKNSDEFHIRSVVGQGTFLEIYIRRQ
- a CDS encoding PHP domain-containing protein; this encodes MLREYCTDLHIHTCLSPCADLDLSPREIVERAKKECLDIIAITDHNTAQNVRVVMRLGEQRGLKVIPGMEVQTREEIHLLTLFPDWPSTAAWDEEVYRHLPPMQNDPEIFGDQPVVDEEGNIVKFEERMLLNSLDLSLEEVKHRVEKHGGLMIPSHFNKGSFSLISQLGLIPEDLELEALEMSRQSKLREQTVIAATSLSIPRIISSDTHRLQDIGSAYTVFLLAEASLEELRLAFRGQAGRRITKKIDSGMTLL
- a CDS encoding 4Fe-4S dicluster domain-containing protein, which gives rise to MTFRTIEKKNFPPFIEKLMPAMEVVGVREKVEGKYEFALLESPSQLCLDYDVTLLSPKKYFLPPRETLLKFRTGKTVSCEAVLASKPLAIIGVHPYDLKAIAQLDRIFADANSDEHYRKKRQDAVIIGSDIRRSSPYAFCKSMNSATVQEGFDLFLTDIGEGYVVAVGTQKGQDLLAQWATSRAATKEEVAKRSEIQEKIPYLFSLNTLTTPYDELPRLLTDHAASKLFDELAEKCFSCGSCNLVCPTCYCFDVQDEMALNLSEGERFRLWDGCLLEGFAQVATGENFREDRAERIRHRIFRKGKYIYEKYGEHGCVGCGRCASACLPDIANPVEIFNRLKEGK
- a CDS encoding FAD/NAD(P)-binding protein produces the protein MTAAQVQPTSIYLPSLAEIVRTEQLTKMEKLFEIKLQNDQELGHQPGQFVEVSLFGIGEAPISVSSSPTKKGSFELAVRAVGNVTKTLHTLNRGATLGIRGPFGKGFPIEEMKGKDILFVAGGIGLVPLRSLINYVLDNRSHFGRVFVLFGAKTPAEQLFLDELAKWRQSKDMEYWETVDRSDGQWKGNVGVITTLFPKITVDPQKTIAVIVGPPIMYRFAILEAQVKGIPDDQIIVSLERRMKCGVGKCGHCQINHIYVCQEGPVFSYAKIKDLKEAI
- a CDS encoding NADH:ubiquinone oxidoreductase, yielding MKPKIAFFDFASCEGCQLQVVNLEAEMLDVIGAVDIVQFREAMTEKSDDYAIAFVEGSITREKDIPRLKKIREQAAILVALGACACIGGVNCLKNFQPLEDVRKYVYGDKADWYETFAARPIDAVVPVDYYIHGCPIHKDEFVKVTKALLLGKKPEIPTYPVCVECKRTGNVCVFELGLTCLGPITRAGCGAWCPTYRDNCAGCRGLVPDPNTNAEKEVLKKYGLTVEQAISQFRIFLGYSEVAK